The Parus major isolate Abel chromosome 24, Parus_major1.1, whole genome shotgun sequence sequence aggacagggggcTCTGGACAGGAGTCCTTGTCCTGCTCTGGTGACATTTCCAagctgctcctcccagggaATAATGCATGCTCGGGTGGGAACGGCTGGACAAGGCGTCACCATGTGATGGGAGCTGAGAGCCCTTTAGGGCACAGGTCCCCCTCCCAATTTGGGTGGTGATGGCCCAAACAGCATCCCTTGGGGCCATGAATCTGCCTGGGGGACCCTCTAAAAGGGCCCAGCCTGACTGACAGCCCTCTGTCCCCACAGCGCTTCCACAAGCCCCACCACCTGTGGAAGATCGCCACGCCCTTCGCCAGCCACGCCTTCCACCCCGTGGATGGCTTCATGCAGAGCCTGCCCTACCACGTGTACCCCTTCCTGTTCCCCCTGCACAAAGTCACCTACCTGGGGCTCTACATCTTCGTCAACGTCTGGACCATCTCCATCCACGACGGCGACTACCGCGTGCCACGGCTGCTGCGCCACATCATCAACGGCTCTGCCCACCACACCGACCACCACCTGTACTTCGACTACAACTACGGGCAGTATTTCACCCTCTGGGACAAGATTGGTGGCTCCTACAAGAGCCCCACGTCCTTTGAGGGCAAAGGTCCCCACGATTACTTGCGCAAGCTCCGAGAGAAAGATGCAGCAGCGTCCAACGGCAGCGTGGCCTCCAAGAAAGACCCGGCAGCGTCCAACGGCAGCGTGGCCCCCAAGACTGAGTAGGCTTCCTCCAAGTGTGTCCCTTCTCTGGCTGCACCTTGTCCCATTCCTCACCAGCCACCCAAGACTGTTTTCCACAGACAAAGAGCCCCTGTCCCTGATGACATGACCAGCGTGGGGTGATTTTTGGTGAGCGTCCGACCTGCCCCGATCCCAAAACTGCGGTGTTCGGCCTTGCTCCACACTATGGATCTGCCCTGGTTCTCCTACtgcttcccctcccagctccctttgGATCTCTGCTAAGGTCCCTGCGCTGCTTTAGTGCTGTGCTGATGCTTTACAAGAAGAATAACACGGCACAAATAGAACAATAACGTGGCACAAATTAACGTGACTCGTGGCAGGGTCTTTGTTCCACTGCTGCCCCCCTTTGTCAACAATTCATTGTTCCCATCATGGTGTCCATCGGGATGagctgtattttggaaaaaaaccctacctTTCGGAGGTGGTGTGGCTTCTTCTGATGGCTCCCCTGGTGGGACTTCTTGCACTCAGCTTCCTTTTGCCCGGGGATGTCCCATGGAAACATCATGCCTGTAGGACAGAGGTGTGCTTTGAGTCTTGTGGGTCTCGAGCTCCCTGAGAACACtgagggggaagggaggaggcaCCCAGATGTGAGGGGAAGGGGCTTCTCACTCAAGGGTTCGTGGTCAGCTTCCCCCCTTAAGGGcttgtgtttttcctgctgaaatctgGTCATCCCACCTTTGGGGTTGACCcatgttcaaaaataaataaatctcaaTTGCCAACTTGGTTGATGTttggtctcttctccctggCTCATGCAAGTCTCCTGGGGCAGCCCATTTCTGCCCTACAGCACCCATGTGGGGCTTGTCACAgacctgtgctgtgctggcagcaaaTCTGGGCCAAAACAGCAGAAGATGGGCAAAAGTCCGAGTGGCCAGAGCCACCCCAAGTGTCCTGAACCTCCTTaggtgtccctgcacagtgACAGAGctttcccattccctgctcccccagtTTCACCAGTCCTGCTGCCCTCAGTGGGGATGGGGGTCCTTCTTTGTGTCCCCTGCTGTGGTGACAGCCCCTCCCAGGCAGGGATGGCCTGGCTGTGGCATCTGCTGACACAAGGGACACCTGTCCCACGTCCTGCCAGCACAGTCACACTCTGCTTTCACCTTTTCCCCTGCCCACCCCAAGTTGCTCTCGCCACGTGCACTGGACCCCTGAGCTCTGTTTGCTGATTAACCTGGGGCCTGGAGCACTGTCTAGGGTCGAGGTCCAGCCCAGATAAACACGGTGACAACGTCACAGGCCTTGGCCAGCCTGATTCCCAATCCATGTGAAACCCTTGGGAAAAGCCCCAGGCTTCTCATCACCCCATCCTTCCACCTTAGCTGAGCCCAATTCCTGGGCACCCCATCCTGGCAGCTTTGGGACAGACTGACCCTCAGCATCCGGGTCCTTGCAGGGCAGTAAAGTCCTAGGATGAGATGACATCACTCCTGGTGCCAATGCACCCTCCCAAGGCCCTTCTGCCGGACACCTGGCATTCCCACCGGGATGGATctgcagccccccagctccCGGGCACGGCGACATCGTGTCCTGGGTGCCGAGCCTGCCGCAGGGCACAGGGCACTGTGGCACCCAGAGCCGCAGCTCTGGCTCCGgtcccctggtgctgctgttgcCACAAGATGGGGATGTTGCTCACGACAGCCgtggctggagctgcacctGCGTGGAtgcccttcctcctcctcctcctcctcctccttctcctcctcctcctcgttCCCCCAGCGTGGGGCAGGAGCGGCGCTGCGTCTCTTACAGGACACACACGGTGTGTCCCTGCTCCAGTTCCATGACCCATTCCTCAGGCTTTTCCTGACATCAGAGCCTTTTCTGCTGATTTGTCTGCAACAGcttccctgtgccaccccacACAGAGCatttcctcccctcctttcACCCCGCACACGATGCTCACACAGCAGGGCAGTGCACACACACTGAACATCATCCTCAGAGAGATCCCAGTGCAGACAGCGACCCGTGGTGTGTGAATGCAACAATTGGGTGcctctggcacagccctgagccgTGCAGAAAACCCTGCAAGCATCACCATCCTCTGAGGAAGGCTCTGAGACCAATGCCATGGGTATTTGCTCTTTGGCTCCTGGCGTCCCTGTTTTGCTCCCTGATTCAACTCCAGCAACAAGCAATGGCTCCTTTAAGCAGCTTTACTCTCTCAGTGAGGCTTTGTGGGGAATGGCtgttccagcccctcagtgctCCAAACCCTCTGGGACCTCTAAAGCTGAGACAGGGAAAAGTCTCaagaaagaggggaaggaaaaccagGGGGCCAGGGGCTCCTCACCTTGGAGTTCACAGCTTTTGCTGCTGATGAAATCCAGATGGACCTTAAAATAAACTCTGCACTGTTCCCCTCTCCCCTTTACGTCTCttttcaagaaacaaaaaaataccttgGCAAGGGAAATGTGTGTTTCCCTGCACAAAGAAAGACCCATTCATGTGTGAGCATTTCCCAGGGCTGGGTTCACCCAAGAGCTCCTGGCTAAAGCTCTCTCCCTGTGCCCACCACAGGGAGCTCACAGGGGGACACGGACTCTTCACACCCTGCAAGAAGTGTGAAACAAGGGCTGGAAGAAAGACAGCAAACCCCCCCAAACACCATTTTCCTCCATTTACCACCTCAGCAAAGGCAGCTCCTCATTTCCTCCTATTTCTTATTCTATTCCTCATCTCCAGGTCCTTTTTGGAGTCCCAGAGAGCAACTGGCTGCAGGGATTCCTGCACAACAGAACTCCCTCACTGGCTCTGCCCATGCCCACGGTGACCTCCTGTCCTGCAGGGGGACATTACTCTGAGTCAGGACCTTTTTATTAGGAGGGCTTATCATTCTATTGACCCGATAATTGAAATACACTAACTGGGTTTCTAGGTGAAAGCACCTCAGGGAAAGCTCTGGACAGCATTCCTGCCATTAAGGCAAGTGGAATTAAGGGGGAGCAAGACTGCCTCGGGGCTGCCCATGGGATTTATAGGTTCCCATTCCTTCACTGCTGGGCCACATCTATTTTCTTTGATGGAAATGCTGGAATGGTGCATATGAGGCAGAGGGGATGAAATCAGTGTGTTCTCAGTACCTGGGAGACACAAGAGGCCTGAGCCATTTCTTAGCAGAAAGATCATGCCTAAAAAAGCACCTCTGGCTTAGAGAGAcaagctggggctgagcagcaggcacagctcaaCTTTCCGGTCATCTCCCAGTGTCATTTGAATCTCCTGCCTCAAATCCTtgctctgccttcctgccctgctctgtaACACCCGGGACAAACACgagccccaggcagggacaggagaaatTGCTTTCTGAAAGGGATGCACAGTGACcaggggagcagcaccaggggaaTCCCCACGCCTGGGAGCCCAGCACTTTGAGCTGCCCCAATAAATCAGAGTTGTGGCCACTGGCATCGgtcctgtgctgtccctgcgTACCCAACCAAGCATCATCCCCTGTTATGGGCATGTTTCCTTTGCCAAGTGTTCTAGGGAAAGCAcacaggcactggcacagctcaAACACACCTGCCATGGGTGGGGGAGGTGGCAGAAGGCCTTGGAGAGACCCTGAGGGTCTCGAATTTCCCACTCCCACCATGTCTTGCTCACCTTCCCAACTCTGCCCAGGTAAAAAGGTGGCAGAAATTGAGAtaaagacctctgagatcagAAACATACCAGGGGGAAGTCTGTCACAAAAacctttgaaattatttgcacCTTTTCTTCTTGACATCCATCCACACCTTCACCTTCCCATCCAGAAGCAGACTCAGCTTTTCATCACACTCAGCAGCAAGGACTTGAGCCTAGGTTACCATGATTTTATGGTTCTCACCACAGTGATTCTATCAAACCTCAGCCTGGACAACTCTGCCACTTCCCACCAACCCTGGCGTGTTTTAGGCACACATCCCAGGCTGAGGGACCCACCTGCAAGATGTTAGTGGGAGGAAAAATGCAGCTTGGTGGTTTTGGGGAATACCTCACTCATTCCCCAGAGAGAATCAGCTGCAATGCTTTTATTTGAGTTTGTtttacagaatcccagaatggtttgggttggaaaggaccttaaagtccatctaagtcccacccctgccatgggcagggacaccttccgctatcccagtttgctccaaaccccatccagcctggccttgggcacttccagggatccaggggcagccacagcttctctgggcaccctgtgccagggcctgcccatcCTCACGGGGAGGAATCTATTCCTAACATCCAATCTGACCCTTCTCTTTGCCTGTTTGAAGCCTTTCCCTTTTGCTCTGTCTCTCCACACCCTCCTAATCAGCTTCATTTATTTCAACACGGTTTCCTTCCATCCACCCTCGCTCCCTTCAACTTGATTTCTGTCTGCTTCATTTCTCTTTACtccatttcacagaaattaactTGAACTAATATTTCACTCCATCTCGATGGGCACCCGAGTATcctccagagagggagaaaaaggagaaaaggaaaaagagcaggggaaaagagagggagaggagaggggagggtgCCCGAGCTTTAGcccatttcacagaaattaacCCCAGAACTTATTCCACTCCATCTCGTCGGGGATCCGAGCATCCTCCGCAGATGAAGAAAACGGCGGAGAGcgaggaagagaggaagaggaagggaaaagagcgAGAAGGAGACGAGAAGAGGGGAGGGGGCCCGAGCATCCGTGCCCGGGGGGAGCGGCGGGGGGGCTCGCAGCGGCAGCGCTGCCCATGCACATTCTCTCCGGGCGGCGGCGCGGCTGCCGCtcctcccggccccgctccgctcctcccggccccgctccgctcctcccggccccgctccgctcctcccggccccgctccgctcctcccggccccgctccgctcctcccggccccgctgcgctccgcccggccccggcggcACGAACATGGCGACACGGAGCTCTGGCGGGGCCGGCCGTGCCGCCCCGCTCCCCCGCcggctgctgccgctgctgctgctgctgctgccggcgGCCGCGGGCTCCCGCTCGCCGCTGCTGCTCTTCCGAGCCCCGccggcccccgccgcccccgccgaGCCCCCGCGGGGCCGCCGAGCCGCGCCGCGCCCGCCCGAGCCCATCCAGGTGTACGGACAGGTGAGCCCGCGGCGcgggtggggaggggggggacACGCGAGGCTCACCCCCCCCTCTACCGCCTCATCGCCCCCCGGAGAACGCCGCGTTCCATCCATCCATCgttccatccatccatccatccatccatccatcctgctcccccctccccatcctcccccGGGGGTCGCGGCGCGTCCCGCCCGGGGCAGGGTGGCTCGGTGCGTGGGCTCTGTTGGGAGCAGCGGTCTTTGGGCGCCGCTGCCGCCTGCCCTCGGCtctccccgcagcccccggAGCCGGCTCGCCGCGGTCACGTTCGCGGTGGCTCTCCCGGGCTCGCTCCCGGCGAGATGCGCTCCCAGAGGGAGCAGCCAAGGGCACGAGGCAGGGATGGGGGCCGGGCATCCCCGCCGCGGGGAGCCGGGAACGGACGCGGCGATTCCCTGCGGACAGCCGAGCCTCCGGGGATGCTCGCGGTGAGCATCGCCGCGCTCGGGAGCCGGGCAGGGGGAGGCGAGGCCGGGGAAGGAAGGACATCTGTGCGCGTCCTTCCCCGTGAGAAGGGCTCCTTGCTCCTGAGCCATCCTCCCCTGATCCTCGGCAAAGAACGGGAGCAGAGTTGCTCAtggcaggaaaacacagaaactgcTGTTTCTCAAAGTATCCCTCCTCGGGCTCGATTCACTGGCAAGTTTTGCTGCCAGGATCATGAAGGCTCCCCCTCACCCCTTCTTTTGCATCTCTTTTGGGTGATGATGACAAATTACACTTGGAGTATCGGGGAAAGCCTTTTAAAGGTTCTACGTTATTTTTGATGTACCCACATGCTGTCTCCACTTCGCTGCCCTGCTTGTTCCTCCTTGCTGACACTGCCTGTGTCCCCATCACATGCCCAAAATGCTGATCGGGAGGGGACCAGCCCACGGAGGGACACTGCACACTTGAGGAGAGGCTTTGAGCCTTCAGTGATATCTGCCTTTGCCTCCTTGGATAGTGCTTTCCCCCGGGTGCTCTATAATTTCCCCTTTTTGCTACTTGTAGGATGAGAAGGAGCTGGTCACGAGGCAGggccagccctggagctgctggaggggcacatgcagggctggtgctgctcctaAAGCCCTTCTGTTCCCTTGTTTAGGGAAAAGCTGTTCCTCCTCCCCTCGAAAATCTGCTTCGCCTCCTCTACCTCCTCAGCGTTTGGCTGTTTTTAGCATAACACAGCTAGCccattttagaagaaaacatgaCACTTGTCTCTCATCCACAGCAAGACACTGGTGGCACTTTCCCTTCTGTCTCCCCGTGCCTTCAGTCCAGCCCAGATGCCAGGtagagagctgctgtggcaggaacGTCCCTGGCACCTGCACATGGAGCTGCAGACCCAGCAGAGCACAGTAACCCTGTCCCTATCCTGGACAGGACTAATAGGAAGCAGTAGGAGTTCAAGTTTCCCACTGTTGGAGCTTTTCTCATTGCCTCAAGCTTCCAGAGGGAGCTTTTTTTGCTCCCTGGGGAATGGAGTTGCTCTCCCTGGCATCAGAGCACACAGCACCCgttccttcctctgctttgggGCAGGACACGCAGCTTGTACAGCCCAGGTGTGTCACTGAGAAGAATTGCTCAGCACTAAACAACATTTCTGAGTTCTCCCAAGTGCTACAGAGCTTTAAATCAGGGGTCTGCTCTAATAGAAGGGACAAGAGGGAGCCCATGTGCCCTAGGCTGCGTTACAGATCTGACCACACAAGTCACTAATGCCTGGGAAGCCGGAAAAGCTGCACAGTACCGTGCTCAGGGGTCTCGTGCCTGGTCACAAGCACCCAACAATCCCCGTGACCCCCCTCCCCCAGCTATCTGGCACTCCAATACCAGCAGAAAATCGTGCAGTCAAAGCACTCCTCTCTCAGGGCCATCAGCAGAAGGGGCAGTGCTTGGAGCGAGCATCCTTGTGCCGTGTCACTGCAGTCCCTTATCTGGGACGCATCCCGCTCCCGTGCCTTTGGCAGGCCACTGGGCCATATGCTACACACTGGCTCGTGCCCCAAAactccctgcccttccctggctctctgctgtgctcctgaAACAGCCTGGTGGGACAGCTGAGAGCCCAGGCTCAGCTCAGGGAAAGCAGGGTTTGCTGCTGGTATGGGTGATGTCAtcaggggagcagagggagggatgCATCGCTCTGTCTGGAACCGAGCAGGGGAAGAACATCCAAACCCTTTGTAGCTCCTCAGGAGCCAAACACAGCTTACTCAGCACCGGCAGGAACAGGCTCAGAGCCCTCTTACCTTGGACAAGCACAGGATGttacatggatttttttatctggACCCTCACTGCTGATCACATCTTtgctgggcaggctgcagccaaacttcccaggagcatccccaaACAACAGGACCAGCAGCCTAACCTCCTTTGTGgctcttccttgttttttctgactcagaagcagcagcaatcaGACCAAATGCCCAACTCTGGAGTCCGTCAGCTTCGAGACAGAGCAGGTTTTGTTCCCTTGCACAGCCCTCACCTCTGGGATTGTTGGTGAGGGTTACAATGGACAGACTGTTTGAAGCAGGCACTAACATGAGACAGGACTTTTCTAGGATGCCACTGACAGCAGAGAAGCATCCCCAGGGCAATAAACTTCACCCTCGGGGCCAGCAGGGCTCCCTGAACCCCTTCCACAAGTGTGGCACCTCaccctgccctcctgctcctggcacgAGCCCCCAGCACAGTGGCTGGTCTGCCATCCACCCTTCTGTCCCCTCACAACCTTTGTGCTCCTTCCTACACATCCCTGCTCAGACCTGGAAACAAGGCCTGGCTCCAGGGTTTTCCATTTCCATGGAACCTCCCCACCATCCCACATAAATCCTGGCTGCTGGGTGCGAACCACAAACCACACAGACTGCAGcaaagaagggagagaaaagcccctcaggctgcctgtgctgggctggggggtgACCATGGGGATGGGTGTGCAGCGAGTGTTGTGCCATGGCTGTGGCAGACAGAGGAAAAACGCTGGGGCAGGAGCCCAGGTTGGTCCCGAGGGGGAGAGGGGAGTTATGAGAGCATTTACACTGCTCAAACATATCTAACCTTTACCTGCAGACATCCCTTCCTCTTCTTGGGAAGGAGTTTTTCTAAAGTCACCCCCTAAAGCTCACAAGAAACCTTTGCTTTAAAGCACGCTGTGACAAAAGACATCTCCTCTGGGTGCTGGTGGCTCCTGTGGCAGCC is a genomic window containing:
- the SC5D gene encoding lathosterol oxidase; amino-acid sequence: MDLVLEAADRHLLTPYVYPAGWPEGEPCRQLLSLFVITNLGALALYLLFGTLSYYFIFDHELKKHPQFLENQVSREIAYALRSLPWISVPTVALFFAEVRGYSKLYDNIEDSPYGWSGVFLSMLSFLFFTDMGIYWIHRGLHHKLFYKRFHKPHHLWKIATPFASHAFHPVDGFMQSLPYHVYPFLFPLHKVTYLGLYIFVNVWTISIHDGDYRVPRLLRHIINGSAHHTDHHLYFDYNYGQYFTLWDKIGGSYKSPTSFEGKGPHDYLRKLREKDAAASNGSVASKKDPAASNGSVAPKTE